The following are encoded together in the Methanosarcina flavescens genome:
- the pspAA gene encoding PspA-associated protein PspAA has translation MIIRIMGEGQYRAPEALCNELNQIDNRIVDLVEEGKAEEFQKELAKLISEIKKNGEPVEAEEITESDIIVPPADLSLEEAKDIFKGSGIFKD, from the coding sequence TTGATAATCAGGATTATGGGTGAAGGCCAGTACAGGGCACCGGAGGCTCTTTGTAACGAGTTGAATCAGATCGATAACAGGATCGTGGACTTGGTTGAGGAAGGAAAAGCCGAGGAATTCCAAAAAGAACTTGCTAAGTTGATTTCCGAGATAAAGAAAAATGGGGAGCCGGTTGAAGCGGAGGAGATAACAGAATCCGATATCATCGTGCCGCCAGCGGACCTGAGCCTTGAGGAAGCAAAAGACATATTTAAAGGTTCTGGAATCTTTAAGGATTAA
- a CDS encoding PspA/IM30 family protein produces MGLLSRMETVLKSKMSKVLNKMEDPRETLDYSYERQLELLQNVKKGIAEVATSKKRLQLQRAKLVQNTDKLEGQARDAIASGREDLARLALERKAALQQQVEEIDREIAELDKQQEKLVESEKRLSTKVEIFRTRKESIKAQYSAAEAQVKINESVTGISEEMADVGLALERAENKTEEMKARAEAIDELMEAGTLEDLTGGRDEIDRELAKISTKTSVESELARLKAEAGKETEKFKTGKEGK; encoded by the coding sequence ATGGGATTATTATCGAGAATGGAGACAGTGCTTAAATCAAAGATGAGTAAGGTGCTCAACAAAATGGAAGACCCGCGGGAAACGCTGGATTATTCCTATGAGAGGCAGCTGGAATTGCTCCAGAATGTGAAAAAGGGTATTGCGGAAGTTGCAACCTCAAAGAAGCGCCTCCAGCTCCAGCGTGCAAAGCTGGTTCAGAACACGGACAAACTGGAAGGTCAGGCAAGAGATGCCATTGCATCTGGCAGGGAGGATCTTGCAAGGCTCGCTCTTGAAAGAAAGGCTGCCCTCCAGCAGCAGGTTGAAGAGATTGACCGGGAAATTGCAGAGCTTGACAAGCAGCAGGAGAAGCTGGTAGAATCAGAAAAGCGCCTCTCAACGAAAGTGGAGATCTTCAGGACTCGAAAAGAGTCGATTAAAGCCCAGTATTCGGCAGCTGAAGCCCAGGTGAAAATCAATGAGTCTGTCACAGGGATAAGCGAGGAGATGGCAGATGTGGGTCTTGCACTCGAAAGGGCCGAAAATAAGACTGAAGAGATGAAGGCACGAGCTGAAGCAATCGACGAGCTTATGGAAGCAGGCACACTTGAAGACCTTACAGGCGGCAGGGACGAAATAGATCGGGAACTTGCAAAAATCAGTACCAAAACCAGTGTAGAATCCGAACTTGCCAGACTCAAGGCTGAAGCCGGAAAAGAGACTGAAAAATTCAAAACCGGGAAAGAAGGCAAGTAA
- a CDS encoding MgtC/SapB family protein, translated as MDFMKKLAISFLIGIMVGIEREHRAIEHEIFAGVRTYSITCITGMLTAYVSEATGQGFVYVAALFIGAVCSIVTYSKIFLFKRIGVTSPISLFFIFVVGVLVGYDYGMFAIVSSIVVAILLIQKKLLHQFVGSLTKEELYNAIQFLAVAFILYPVVPDREFFGVINFRSAILIVILVSLISFLSYVLLRKFGTTRGICYSGFVGGFVNSEATTAALAGLSKQTEEMADPVLTGILLCNISMLIRNLVLALIVDPTGQTTRFMFPPQAVIILFSIGMALKYNKAFCPIGGEEFKIESPFSLGQAFKFGVAFTLILIIGSFAHRIAGTAGIYFTALGALISSSGVIVSVTLLAVSGSISYETAASTAVLASLVSTVNKILISKISGSPSLFSLAKNTFGIITAVGTLALLLLSSI; from the coding sequence ATGGATTTCATGAAAAAGCTTGCCATATCCTTTCTGATTGGAATAATGGTGGGTATAGAAAGGGAGCATAGAGCAATTGAGCATGAAATCTTTGCCGGTGTGAGAACCTACAGCATAACCTGCATAACAGGCATGTTAACTGCTTACGTAAGTGAAGCAACAGGACAGGGTTTTGTTTACGTAGCTGCGCTTTTCATCGGGGCAGTCTGTTCCATAGTCACCTATTCCAAGATTTTTCTCTTCAAACGGATAGGAGTTACCAGCCCTATCAGTCTCTTCTTTATTTTCGTAGTTGGTGTACTTGTAGGCTATGACTACGGCATGTTTGCTATAGTCTCTTCAATAGTTGTAGCTATTCTTCTGATCCAGAAGAAACTTCTTCACCAGTTTGTAGGAAGCCTGACAAAAGAGGAGCTTTACAATGCCATACAGTTCCTGGCTGTGGCATTCATACTTTATCCGGTAGTGCCGGATAGAGAGTTCTTCGGAGTTATAAACTTCAGGTCTGCAATCCTTATTGTAATTCTTGTCTCACTTATCAGTTTTTTAAGCTATGTACTCCTGAGAAAGTTCGGTACAACGCGTGGAATCTGTTATTCAGGCTTTGTAGGCGGCTTTGTAAACAGTGAAGCCACAACAGCCGCACTTGCTGGTCTCTCTAAACAAACAGAGGAAATGGCTGATCCTGTGCTTACAGGGATCCTGCTCTGCAATATTTCCATGCTCATCAGGAATCTCGTACTAGCTCTGATAGTTGACCCAACTGGTCAGACAACCCGGTTTATGTTCCCTCCCCAGGCGGTAATTATTCTCTTTTCCATAGGAATGGCCCTCAAGTACAATAAGGCATTCTGCCCGATAGGAGGGGAAGAATTTAAAATCGAATCTCCTTTCTCACTTGGTCAGGCGTTTAAATTCGGGGTTGCTTTTACGCTCATTCTTATAATAGGGAGCTTTGCTCATAGAATTGCAGGGACTGCTGGAATTTACTTCACTGCTCTCGGCGCCCTTATTAGCAGTTCGGGAGTGATAGTCTCGGTAACTTTACTGGCTGTAAGCGGGAGTATCTCATATGAGACCGCAGCGAGCACTGCAGTGCTTGCAAGCCTGGTCAGTACAGTTAACAAAATCCTGATCTCGAAAATTTCTGGTTCTCCCAGCCTTTTTTCCCTTGCGAAAAATACTTTTGGGATAATTACAGCTGTCGGGACCCTTGCTTTACTTTTATTGAGCAGTATATAA
- a CDS encoding tRNA pseudouridine(54/55) synthase Pus10, which produces MDVLEISKKILHEGPVCDNCLGRQFAKLSTGLSNRERGQALKLALALEGDRINKTENDDSLLKELAPCSAFARKTLGIRGEDEQCWVCLDQFKKLDEWADKAAKALEGLEYSTFLVGTKVSGLLSENEEILWAEIGTAYAEQIKTELNREVGKRIAEKFQKDVDFENPDITITLDLARNELELQVRSAYILGRYRKLVRGIPQTRWPCRKCKGKGCERCGFTGKQYQESVDELIKGPVIEAFQATDTAFHGSGREDIDALMLGSGRPFIVEAKSPKKRSVDLEALMRDINEKAAGKVEVSELAFTGKDMIETLKSSKADKTYKLKVTFKEPVSEEKLKSSLEALSGAEISQQTPKRVVHRRADLIRKRRVHSIRLEELTSEGYAYITVNCEGGLYVKELISGDEGRTNPNLSGLLGIPALVEDLDVVNVDI; this is translated from the coding sequence ATGGATGTACTTGAAATCTCAAAAAAGATTCTGCACGAAGGCCCTGTATGTGACAACTGCCTGGGCCGCCAGTTTGCAAAACTGTCCACCGGCCTGAGCAACAGAGAACGTGGGCAGGCCCTGAAACTAGCCCTTGCCCTGGAAGGAGACCGAATCAACAAAACTGAAAATGACGATTCTCTTCTTAAGGAGCTTGCACCTTGCAGTGCGTTTGCAAGAAAGACACTCGGAATCAGGGGTGAAGATGAACAGTGCTGGGTTTGCCTTGACCAGTTCAAGAAACTGGATGAATGGGCTGATAAAGCTGCAAAAGCCCTTGAAGGCCTTGAATACTCAACATTCCTCGTGGGCACAAAGGTTAGTGGGCTTCTGAGTGAAAACGAAGAGATACTCTGGGCTGAGATAGGAACTGCGTACGCCGAACAGATTAAGACCGAACTTAATAGGGAAGTGGGTAAAAGAATAGCTGAGAAATTCCAGAAAGATGTGGATTTTGAGAATCCTGACATCACAATTACCCTTGATCTTGCAAGAAACGAACTTGAACTCCAGGTCCGCTCGGCATATATTCTGGGGCGCTATCGTAAGCTGGTCAGGGGAATCCCCCAGACTCGCTGGCCGTGCAGGAAATGCAAGGGAAAGGGATGCGAAAGATGCGGTTTTACAGGGAAACAGTACCAGGAATCCGTAGACGAGCTTATAAAAGGGCCTGTAATCGAAGCTTTCCAGGCAACAGATACGGCTTTTCACGGTTCTGGTAGAGAAGATATCGATGCCCTGATGCTTGGAAGTGGAAGGCCTTTTATAGTGGAAGCAAAATCCCCTAAAAAACGCAGCGTAGATCTTGAAGCCCTCATGAGAGACATCAACGAAAAAGCTGCCGGAAAAGTTGAGGTAAGCGAGCTTGCTTTCACTGGAAAAGATATGATTGAGACCCTGAAAAGCTCAAAGGCGGATAAAACTTATAAGCTTAAAGTTACATTTAAAGAGCCTGTTTCAGAGGAAAAGCTTAAATCCAGCCTTGAGGCTTTGAGTGGCGCAGAGATTTCACAGCAGACTCCAAAGCGTGTGGTTCACAGGCGGGCTGATCTTATCAGGAAAAGGCGCGTGCACAGCATCAGGCTTGAGGAACTGACATCCGAGGGCTATGCTTACATAACAGTAAACTGCGAAGGCGGACTGTATGTAAAAGAGCTTATTTCCGGAGATGAGGGCAGGACAAACCCGAACCTGAGCGGGCTTTTAGGTATCCCTGCGCTTGTGGAAGATCTTGATGTGGTCAACGTCGATATTTAA
- a CDS encoding tRNA (guanine(10)-N(2))-dimethyltransferase: MMYKTIVEGTTKVLVPVPPQDAAFPPSAAPVFYNPEMELNRDINVAATAAFVKRLLSGKKLLREEIRYVDAFSASGIRGLRIAGEVGIHATMNDWNSDAFEMIKENIKINGLEEKTLATHKSANVLLHEQKFHIVDIDPFGTPSPFLDAASASVRNMLSVTATDTAPLCGAHLKAGIRKYAAVPLNTEYHSEMGLRVLLGACARELAKHEKGMLPLISHVTRHYVRTYLKVLPGAKQTDKTLKSMGFSIHCPTCGFRGPVYGLAVHIKNDCPVCGSFTQIAGPLWLGPFREQAFCDEVISELEVHPLNTKDKAKKLITFSRDELDIPMFYDQHVICKELGVSATGIEILIEALKAHGFEASRTHFSGTSFRTDAPITEIKEIIRALSE, encoded by the coding sequence ATGATGTATAAAACTATAGTTGAAGGCACAACAAAGGTTTTAGTTCCGGTACCGCCTCAGGATGCAGCCTTCCCTCCATCGGCAGCTCCGGTTTTTTATAATCCGGAGATGGAGCTTAACCGCGATATTAATGTTGCAGCTACAGCTGCATTTGTGAAAAGGCTTCTCTCGGGAAAGAAGCTCCTCAGGGAAGAAATCCGTTATGTGGACGCTTTTTCGGCGTCAGGTATAAGGGGACTCAGGATTGCAGGTGAAGTAGGTATCCATGCTACCATGAATGACTGGAATTCAGACGCGTTTGAAATGATAAAAGAAAATATCAAAATTAACGGGCTTGAGGAAAAAACCCTGGCTACCCACAAGAGTGCAAATGTATTGCTTCACGAGCAAAAGTTCCATATCGTGGATATTGATCCATTCGGCACTCCTTCACCTTTCCTGGATGCGGCGTCGGCCTCGGTCAGAAATATGCTGTCAGTTACGGCAACGGACACAGCCCCGTTATGCGGAGCCCACCTGAAAGCCGGGATAAGAAAATATGCGGCCGTACCTCTTAACACGGAATACCACAGTGAGATGGGACTTCGAGTTCTCCTGGGAGCCTGTGCCAGAGAGCTTGCAAAGCACGAAAAAGGAATGTTACCCCTGATTTCCCATGTGACACGTCACTATGTTCGCACTTATCTCAAAGTTCTTCCCGGAGCAAAACAGACTGATAAAACTCTAAAGTCAATGGGTTTCAGCATTCACTGTCCGACATGTGGGTTTCGAGGGCCAGTGTATGGACTTGCAGTACATATCAAGAATGATTGCCCTGTTTGTGGGTCTTTCACACAGATTGCAGGCCCTTTGTGGCTTGGGCCTTTCAGGGAACAGGCATTTTGTGATGAAGTTATCTCCGAACTTGAAGTGCATCCTCTAAACACAAAGGATAAAGCGAAAAAGTTAATTACCTTCAGCAGGGACGAACTCGATATCCCGATGTTCTATGACCAGCATGTAATCTGTAAAGAACTCGGAGTTTCCGCAACTGGAATAGAAATCCTCATAGAAGCCCTTAAGGCTCACGGATTTGAAGCGTCAAGGACCCATTTCAGCGGAACCTCGTTCCGAACCGATGCGCCTATAACGGAAATAAAAGAGATAATCAGGGCGCTTTCTGAATGA
- a CDS encoding V4R domain-containing protein, with translation MAKPESRTEFFYNEKGLIAIDSPVKLQILNLLREEPRSFDEIVKYTAKAKSTISVHLNNLRSCELVEESFNPKDRRRKIYSLTSRYMGCSQEPFIEHYRKLLEKAPANGYDRFCFAEILFHALCFGFEAYGIDNAPVVKTIGSDLGMSISSIFKSGTPDELLKEIAGFLEFHGKCRVTVLADPTALQIEDSFKASSMPVIGKPFCSLIEGIIEGILKGKLERDYGVTETECYGTGHEHCLFKITI, from the coding sequence ATGGCAAAACCTGAGAGTAGAACAGAATTTTTTTATAATGAAAAAGGACTGATAGCAATAGACAGCCCTGTAAAACTCCAGATTCTCAACCTGCTCAGGGAAGAACCCAGGTCGTTCGATGAAATCGTAAAATATACAGCAAAAGCCAAGTCAACCATTTCCGTACATCTCAACAATCTCAGGTCGTGTGAGCTTGTGGAAGAAAGCTTTAATCCAAAAGACCGCCGCCGCAAAATCTATTCCCTCACATCCCGCTACATGGGTTGCTCTCAGGAACCATTTATCGAGCACTACAGGAAACTATTGGAAAAGGCTCCTGCAAATGGATATGATAGGTTCTGCTTTGCAGAAATCCTGTTTCATGCGCTTTGCTTTGGTTTTGAAGCATATGGTATTGACAATGCCCCAGTTGTAAAAACGATAGGAAGCGATCTTGGAATGTCTATCTCCTCAATTTTCAAATCCGGAACCCCAGATGAACTCCTGAAAGAGATTGCGGGTTTTCTGGAATTCCACGGAAAGTGCCGAGTTACTGTACTCGCTGATCCCACTGCTCTTCAGATTGAAGACAGTTTCAAAGCCAGTTCAATGCCTGTCATTGGGAAACCATTCTGCTCCTTAATAGAAGGCATTATTGAGGGGATCCTTAAAGGAAAGCTTGAAAGGGATTATGGAGTTACCGAGACTGAGTGTTATGGGACAGGGCATGAACACTGCCTCTTCAAGATAACAATATGA
- a CDS encoding thiamine-phosphate synthase family protein, protein MDLNEKADMIGRLYLGLEQIEECAEFSALIPEVRTNFVYASREATSPEDVLAVDGRISVVDGFPAAIGKIKFGASGYMARVLLEIRKKDPEIRSIIDFANSSEIADFLKTYCKEKRWDFSVVDRSQEPENLKDEEGEAISWMVEEAIRAAGGKMPRIFYVTGAVGKEPVSILVGKDPVEVAEQMCELARNYHASGQKTK, encoded by the coding sequence ATGGATCTCAATGAAAAGGCAGACATGATTGGGCGTTTATATCTTGGGCTTGAGCAGATTGAAGAGTGTGCGGAATTCTCAGCTTTGATTCCTGAGGTTCGTACGAATTTTGTATATGCATCAAGAGAAGCGACAAGTCCTGAAGATGTGCTTGCAGTAGACGGAAGGATCTCCGTAGTTGACGGATTTCCGGCAGCTATCGGAAAAATCAAATTTGGAGCTTCCGGGTATATGGCACGTGTCCTTCTGGAAATCCGGAAAAAAGATCCTGAGATAAGGTCTATTATAGATTTTGCAAATAGTTCCGAGATTGCCGACTTTCTGAAAACTTATTGTAAAGAGAAAAGATGGGATTTCTCTGTTGTGGACCGAAGTCAAGAACCTGAGAATCTGAAGGATGAGGAGGGAGAAGCTATCTCCTGGATGGTCGAGGAAGCTATTAGGGCTGCAGGGGGGAAAATGCCCAGAATTTTTTACGTGACCGGTGCGGTTGGAAAAGAGCCGGTAAGTATTCTCGTGGGGAAAGACCCTGTCGAGGTTGCGGAACAGATGTGTGAACTTGCCAGAAATTATCACGCATCAGGACAAAAGACTAAATGA
- the trmY gene encoding tRNA (pseudouridine(54)-N(1))-methyltransferase TrmY → MRDIVIIGHKAKTDGDFSLNDLPGSAGRMDILCRCVSSALFLSFGMRRDVNVHLLLLGEPDPGKIIRFEGLHLRYLNPDERSSGSLIQKALKKDATEQDIRSTPGIWIRRGDLSFLLSKFEGRTLFYLREDGEDIRAIANEIRDPVFFLGDHVGVTEEEEEQLLKAGAKIISVGPLSLHSNHCITLVHNELDRAEAQRGESPGEIERWIEN, encoded by the coding sequence ATGCGCGATATCGTTATTATAGGGCATAAAGCAAAGACAGACGGCGATTTTTCTTTAAACGATCTTCCTGGTTCCGCAGGAAGAATGGATATCCTTTGCCGCTGCGTGAGTTCTGCCCTTTTTCTCTCTTTCGGAATGCGCAGGGATGTAAATGTGCACTTGCTGCTTCTTGGAGAACCTGACCCTGGAAAAATCATCAGGTTTGAAGGGCTTCACCTGAGATATCTCAATCCAGACGAGCGAAGCAGCGGTTCTCTTATCCAGAAAGCCCTTAAAAAGGATGCAACCGAGCAAGATATTCGTTCCACTCCAGGCATCTGGATTCGCAGGGGAGACCTTAGTTTCCTGCTCTCGAAGTTTGAGGGGCGCACCCTGTTCTACCTGAGAGAGGACGGCGAGGATATCAGAGCAATTGCAAATGAGATCCGAGACCCTGTCTTCTTCCTGGGAGACCATGTAGGGGTTACAGAAGAAGAGGAAGAGCAACTTCTTAAGGCAGGGGCGAAAATTATCTCGGTGGGGCCTCTTTCCCTTCACTCCAACCACTGCATAACCCTTGTGCATAATGAGCTGGATAGAGCTGAAGCGCAAAGAGGGGAGTCGCCCGGAGAAATCGAACGCTGGATTGAGAATTAA
- a CDS encoding cupredoxin domain-containing protein: protein MKIKIIVLLLIFGVVLLSGCAEDEQPSPDENDTPVETETPEENVTAVETETPEENVTAVETETPEENVTAVETETPEESETEKTGGVITPGTKPTTYTIRLDNNRASRSNLEIKQGDTIAWLNWEDSPRRTFTLVSEENLFDNTNLAYKRPFAYTFNETGEYHFSVVGQPRMNVTVSVVEP from the coding sequence ATGAAAATAAAAATAATTGTGCTACTTCTTATATTTGGCGTCGTTTTACTTTCAGGATGCGCAGAGGATGAGCAGCCCTCGCCAGATGAAAACGATACTCCTGTAGAAACTGAAACACCGGAGGAAAATGTAACTGCTGTAGAAACTGAAACACCGGAAGAAAATGTAACTGCTGTGGAAACTGAAACACCGGAAGAAAATGTAACTGCTGTGGAAACTGAAACACCGGAAGAAAGCGAAACCGAGAAAACAGGCGGGGTCATAACTCCTGGGACAAAACCGACTACGTATACCATAAGACTGGACAATAATAGGGCAAGCCGATCAAATCTTGAGATTAAGCAAGGAGATACCATTGCCTGGTTAAACTGGGAGGATAGCCCGAGAAGGACTTTTACACTGGTGAGTGAAGAAAATCTCTTTGATAACACAAATCTTGCGTACAAGCGTCCTTTTGCCTATACCTTTAATGAGACCGGAGAATACCACTTCAGTGTTGTCGGCCAGCCCAGAATGAATGTTACTGTCAGCGTGGTTGAACCCTAA
- a CDS encoding universal stress protein, whose amino-acid sequence MEGNLFKRILVAIDGSENAERAASYGINVAKTTGAEVHALYVISTKHAVTTRTVMGWSEAFEEYLADKGGVAVENVEKLGEKAGVKVKPVYMKGIPADKILEYASENSIDLIVMGTHGLTGIKKFLIGSVAENVVRHSKVPVMIIR is encoded by the coding sequence ATGGAAGGAAATCTCTTCAAAAGAATTCTGGTCGCAATCGACGGTTCGGAGAATGCAGAAAGAGCTGCTTCATATGGAATAAACGTCGCAAAGACAACAGGTGCTGAAGTGCATGCCCTGTATGTAATCTCTACTAAGCATGCAGTAACCACGCGAACGGTTATGGGCTGGAGCGAAGCCTTTGAGGAGTATCTTGCAGATAAGGGAGGAGTTGCGGTTGAAAACGTGGAAAAGCTGGGAGAAAAAGCCGGGGTTAAAGTTAAGCCTGTATATATGAAAGGCATTCCAGCGGATAAAATCCTTGAATATGCCAGTGAAAACAGTATTGACCTTATAGTAATGGGCACGCATGGTCTGACAGGCATCAAAAAATTCCTGATCGGTAGCGTGGCGGAGAACGTTGTCAGGCACTCAAAGGTACCGGTGATGATTATTCGATAA
- a CDS encoding MarR family winged helix-turn-helix transcriptional regulator, with the protein MSDENAEKLFLQEKPTRALLFIGSMGKTYASVISKEIDSTFAHTTRILAKMEQCGLIRFTFEGRIKFVELTEYGREVEAALKEFRDIIAEKPPENQEEKSRVTGVEREEFEAEEEEKEPEQAEELDPLSAEILEKVKKLRSKIESIHREAVEQGDSRDTISRKLGPYSRDIKKLQNQIERAESPINETVTSALDESEELLEMYLRS; encoded by the coding sequence ATGTCCGATGAAAATGCAGAAAAGTTATTTTTGCAGGAAAAGCCCACCCGTGCGCTGCTATTTATTGGCTCGATGGGAAAGACTTACGCATCTGTTATTTCTAAAGAGATAGATTCCACCTTTGCCCATACCACAAGAATCCTCGCGAAAATGGAACAGTGCGGACTTATAAGATTCACATTCGAGGGGCGGATAAAGTTTGTCGAACTTACGGAGTACGGGAGAGAAGTCGAAGCTGCCCTCAAAGAGTTCAGGGATATTATCGCAGAGAAACCTCCGGAAAATCAGGAAGAAAAGTCCCGGGTAACAGGGGTCGAAAGGGAGGAATTTGAAGCCGAGGAAGAAGAGAAAGAGCCTGAACAGGCAGAAGAACTTGATCCTCTGAGTGCAGAGATTCTTGAAAAGGTGAAAAAACTCCGGAGTAAAATAGAGAGCATTCACAGGGAAGCAGTGGAACAGGGAGATAGCAGGGATACGATTTCCCGGAAACTTGGCCCTTACAGTCGGGATATAAAGAAACTCCAGAACCAGATTGAAAGAGCAGAAAGCCCAATTAACGAAACTGTGACCTCAGCCCTGGATGAAAGTGAGGAACTTCTGGAAATGTATCTCAGGAGCTGA
- a CDS encoding DUF2110 family protein, with protein sequence MIKVVTLQHIYGKNRERMAELLKTLVENELKDLEVKVEISITPENWAEFTLEGEDEEVSANLLTSRYGTPAQKAEPGKVYMGFLQAFLEDAFLVNIGIPVRVEAGELKALGSGKPKQLASRFGLIPHLPVEVEVIEANRDLKARLTKKQLDLWWSWKKASTDRVTVNGATRSEIKSAIKKTGHGRDIYEIERLGLLEHAIVCREKTDGPGIVAAIGPHLKSEMGVVIGEAR encoded by the coding sequence ATGATAAAAGTTGTAACCCTCCAGCATATTTATGGGAAAAACCGGGAAAGGATGGCTGAACTTCTAAAAACCCTGGTTGAGAATGAATTGAAGGATCTTGAAGTAAAAGTTGAGATATCTATCACCCCTGAAAACTGGGCTGAGTTTACTCTTGAAGGCGAGGATGAGGAAGTGTCTGCAAATTTGCTGACCTCCAGATATGGGACGCCTGCACAAAAAGCTGAACCCGGAAAGGTATACATGGGCTTTCTCCAGGCTTTTTTAGAGGACGCTTTTCTGGTCAATATTGGTATACCTGTCAGGGTTGAAGCCGGGGAACTGAAAGCTCTTGGCAGTGGAAAGCCAAAGCAGCTTGCCTCAAGGTTCGGCCTTATACCTCATTTGCCGGTTGAAGTCGAGGTTATTGAGGCAAACAGGGATTTAAAAGCTCGTCTCACTAAAAAGCAGCTTGATCTCTGGTGGAGCTGGAAAAAAGCATCTACTGATAGGGTAACTGTTAACGGAGCAACACGATCGGAAATCAAAAGTGCAATTAAAAAAACAGGCCACGGGAGGGATATTTACGAAATCGAGCGCCTGGGGCTGCTGGAACATGCAATCGTGTGCCGGGAAAAGACCGATGGCCCAGGTATAGTTGCAGCAATAGGGCCTCACCTGAAATCCGAAATGGGAGTTGTAATTGGAGAGGCGCGCTGA
- a CDS encoding cupredoxin domain-containing protein: MGTNKIILLLIVLSVVISGCLSSEDEENEEEDLEAGGSSGGSQRPRQMTTPLGTQEEMWTAEETETEGETWIAEETETEGEMWTEEEIGTPVETVAQEELETQTETETQEELGTPQETAIPGAGEEAEAGQTEEGRQAGDIQSGGAVPTTHPVRLKDYLMIPPRLEINTGETVIWRNYQESSVLFLTSREYLFEDQRLVYGDTFEYTFDEPGSYNFSVKGYPKMQMTITVK, encoded by the coding sequence TTGGGAACAAACAAAATAATTTTACTCTTAATAGTTCTGTCAGTAGTAATCTCAGGCTGCCTGAGTTCGGAAGATGAGGAGAATGAAGAAGAAGATCTGGAGGCAGGCGGCAGTTCAGGAGGCTCACAAAGACCGAGACAAATGACAACACCCTTAGGAACACAGGAAGAGATGTGGACAGCGGAAGAGACGGAAACTGAAGGGGAAACGTGGATAGCGGAAGAGACGGAAACTGAAGGCGAAATGTGGACAGAGGAAGAAATAGGAACCCCAGTGGAGACGGTAGCACAGGAAGAGCTTGAGACACAGACAGAAACAGAAACTCAGGAAGAACTGGGAACACCACAAGAGACAGCAATTCCGGGAGCCGGGGAAGAAGCTGAGGCAGGGCAAACGGAAGAAGGAAGACAGGCTGGAGATATACAGTCAGGCGGAGCAGTCCCAACAACACATCCTGTAAGGCTTAAGGACTATCTTATGATTCCCCCAAGACTGGAAATCAATACTGGAGAAACGGTTATATGGAGAAATTACCAGGAATCCAGTGTGCTTTTCCTTACCAGCAGGGAATATCTTTTTGAGGATCAAAGGCTTGTATACGGAGATACCTTTGAGTATACATTCGATGAACCGGGCAGCTATAATTTCAGTGTAAAAGGCTATCCCAAAATGCAGATGACCATTACTGTAAAATAA
- a CDS encoding metallophosphoesterase: MKILAISDPHGDYSKIRKMMEKAGDFDLVVIVGDITHFGPDEKVEELMELFDKPVLAIPGNCDQRSILKTLDASKATNLHGKIEQIGNISFIGLGGSNPTPFNTPFELSEEEIEKALEGMVCSAENTGECGTIVLLTHAPPHGARDELPFGHVGSKAIQKFVDRVDLIVCGHIHEAKGLEKVGKTVVLNPGEASKGSCALVHLDEPEGKPIEVEFVEV, from the coding sequence ATGAAGATACTGGCTATTTCTGATCCCCACGGGGATTATTCGAAGATAAGGAAAATGATGGAAAAGGCAGGAGATTTCGACCTGGTGGTTATTGTCGGAGATATTACTCATTTCGGACCCGATGAGAAGGTCGAAGAACTGATGGAACTCTTTGATAAGCCCGTACTGGCAATTCCTGGAAATTGTGATCAGAGAAGTATTTTGAAAACTCTTGACGCCTCAAAGGCTACGAATCTGCACGGGAAGATCGAGCAAATAGGAAATATTAGTTTTATAGGGCTTGGCGGATCAAATCCCACTCCTTTCAACACTCCATTTGAGCTTTCAGAAGAGGAAATTGAGAAAGCCCTTGAAGGAATGGTCTGCTCTGCCGAAAATACAGGCGAATGTGGAACAATAGTACTTCTTACTCATGCTCCCCCCCACGGCGCACGAGATGAACTTCCTTTCGGGCACGTGGGCAGTAAGGCTATCCAGAAATTCGTTGACAGGGTGGACCTGATAGTCTGCGGGCATATCCATGAGGCAAAAGGTCTGGAGAAGGTGGGAAAAACCGTAGTGCTAAACCCTGGCGAAGCTTCCAAAGGTTCCTGCGCCCTTGTTCATCTCGATGAACCAGAAGGCAAACCCATAGAGGTCGAATTTGTAGAGGTATAA